From one Macaca nemestrina isolate mMacNem1 chromosome 3, mMacNem.hap1, whole genome shotgun sequence genomic stretch:
- the CRACD gene encoding capping protein-inhibiting regulator of actin dynamics isoform X4, whose protein sequence is MRGCNKQQTSQQIYKYNHFRSRKMLGAQKIKQGNGKSSDTPSSLSPLNLPGAGSEMEEKVAPVKPSRPKRHFSSAGTIESVNLDAIPLAIARLDNSAAKHKLAVKPKKQRVSKKHRYLAQDPQHEQGGLEGRPSQDQNGHPGEEKPTWQEEEPNPLDSEEERRRQEDYWRELEAKCKRQKEEAAEKKRLEEQRLQALERRLWEENRRQELLEEEGEGQEPPPEAERAPREEQRRSVEAPGWEDAKRREWEGAKRREWEERERLEAEEERRRLQAQAQAEERRWLEEDARLEERRRQEEEEGRRAEELRRQEEEEPEGWEELEQQEEAEAQGPHDAAEEVAEARRGQEEEDLEGEEEDLEGEEEDLEGEEEGGPAHLEDARVQLSELLNDFEERPEEQERLKAKVCKEQNSEAERGKQQQGRSGDFQGADRPGPEEDREEGDTEPLRKQEGPVEAAQLPMERKEDAAPEQGRKVEELRWQEVDERQTMPRPYTFQVSSGGKQILFPKVNLSPVTPAKDKGLTADPQEPKAPKASPAQHALPSSLSVPHTAILVTGAQLCGPAVNLSQIKDTACKSLLGLEEKKHADIPAGENPPRGPGDARAGSGKAKHPQESPSSASALAEWASIRSRILKNAESDPRSSERDQSRPGDESTPRGRCDSRGNLRKTPPVNAKFSIMPAWQKFSDGSTETSRQNAEAESIRKRPMLVPSEETAPQPPPVGVRELGKGPEKSEMHREPADTTEGCKFAKDLPSFLVPSLPYPPQKGVAHTESTTSSDSETANGIAKPDPVMPGGEEKTSPFGIKLRRTNYSLRFTCDQQAEQKKKKRHSSTGDSADAGPPAVGSARGEKEMEGVALKHGPSLPQERKQTPSTRRDSAEPSSSRSLPVAHPGPPPANSQAPAPEHDKAANKMPLAQKPALAPKPTSQTPPASPLSKLSRPYLVELLSRRAGRPDPEPSEPSKEGQESSDRQPPSPPGPEERKGQKRDEEEEATERKPASPPLPAAQREKPSQTPEAGRKEKPMLQSRHSLDGSKLTEKVETAQPLWITLALQKQKGFREQQATREERKQAREAKQAEKLSKENVSVSPQPGSSSVSRAGSLHKSTALPEEKRPETAVSRLERREQLKKANTLPTSVTVEISDSAPPAPLVKEVTKRFSTPDAAPVSTEPAWLALAKRKAKAWSDCPQIIK, encoded by the exons ATGAGAGGGTGtaacaaacaacaaacaagtcaacaaatatataaatataatcatttCAGATCAAGAAAAATGCTGGgtgcacagaaaataaaacagggtaaTGGAAAA TCCAGTGATACGCCAAGTTCTCTAAGTCCTCTGAATCTCCCTGGAGCTGGAAGTGAGATGGAAGAGAAG GTTGCTCCCGTTAAACCGTCTCGGCCAAAAAGGCACTTCTCTTCTGCTGGCACCATCGAAAGTGTCAACTTAGATGCCATTCCCCTGGCCATTGCTCGCCTGGACAACAGTGCCGCCAAGCACAAGCTGGCTGTTAAGCCAAAAAAACAGAGGGTGTCAAAGAAGCACAGGTACCTTGCCCAG GATCCACAACATGAGCAAGGCGGCCTTGAGGGTCGGCCCTCCCAGGACCAGAATGGACACCCAGGCGAGGAGAAGCCAACGTGGCAGGAAGAGGAACCCAATCCGCTGGATTCCGAGGAAGAGAGAAGACGCCAAGAAGACTACTGGCGAGAATTGGAGGCCAAGTGCAAGCGGCAAAAGGAGGAAGCAGCCGAGAAGAAACGCCTAGAGGAGCAGAGGCTGCAGGCGCTGGAGAGGAGGCTTTGGGAAGAGAACAGAAGGCAGGAGCTCTTGGAGGAGGAGGGCGAGGGGCAAGAGCCGCCTCCAGAGGCGGAAAGGGCGCCGCGGGAAGAGCAGCGGCGGAGCGTGGAAGCGCCAGGCTGGGAGGACGCCAAGCGGAGGGAGTGGGAGGGGGCCAAGCGGAGGGAGTGGGAGGAGCGCGAGCGCCTGGAGGCCGAGGAGGAGCGGAGGCGTctgcaggcccaggcccaggcggAGGAGAGGCGGTGGCTGGAGGAGGACGCCAGGCTGGAGGAGCGGAGgcggcaggaggaggaggaaggaagacgCGCGGAGGAGCTCagaaggcaggaggaagaggagcctgAGGGATGGGAAGAACTGGAACAGCAGGAGGAGGCGGAGGCGCAGGGGCCGCACGATGCGGCGGAGGAGGTTGCGGAGGCCCGGcggggccaggaggaggaggatctggagggagaggaggaggatctggagggagaggaggaggatctggagggagaggaggaggggggcCCGGCGCACTTAGAGGACGCGAGGGTCCAGCTGAGCGAGCTTCTGAACGACTTTGAGGAGAGGCCAGAGGAACAGGAACGCCTGAAAGCCAAAGTTTGCAAGGAGCAGAACTCAGAGGCCGAGCGGGGAAAACAGCAGCAAGGAAGGAGCGGGGATTTCCAGGGGGCCGATCGTCCTGGGCCCgaggaagacagagaagaagGGGACACGGAGCCTCTCCGGAAACAAGAGGGGCCTGTGGAAGCCGCGCAGCTTCCGATGGAGAGGAAAGAAGATGCCGCCCCTGAACAAGGCCGCAAGGTGGAGGAGCTGCGGTGGCAGGAGGTGGACGAGAGGCAGACCATGCCCCGGCCCTACACATTCCAGGTGTCCTCCGGGGGGAAGCAGATTCTCTTTCCCAAAGTCAACCTGAGCCCCGTGACGCCCGCAAAGGACAAGGGGCTCACGGCTGACCCCCAGGAACCAAAGGCCCCCAaagccagcccagcccagcacgCGCTACCCTCGTCCCTGAGCGTTCCCCACACCGCCATTCTGGTAACTGGCGCGCAGCTCTGCGGCCCGGCAGTCAACCTGAGCCAGATCAAGGACACCGCGTGCAAGTCCCTCCTGGGCTTGGAGGAGAAGAAGCACGCGGACATCCCCGCTGGGGAGAACCCTCCCCGAGGCCCCGGCGACGCGCGGGCGGGCAGCGGGAAGGCTAAGCACCCCCAGGAGTCTCCCAGCAGCGCGTCCGCACTCGCAGAATGGGCTTCCATTCGGTCCAGAATCCTGAAGAATGCCGAGAGTGACCCGCGCAGCAGCGAGAGGGACCAGTCGAGGCCCGGCGATGAGTCCACTCCTAGGGGCCGGTGTGATTCCCGCGGGAACCTCCGGAAGACTCCGCCAGTCAATGCAAAGTTCTCTATTATGCCTGCCTGGCAGAAATTCTCCGATGGTAGCACGGAGACCTCCAGACAGAATGCGGAAGCTGAAAGCATACGAAAAAGACCCATGCTGGTACCCAGCGAAGAGACAGCCCCCCAGCCTCCTCCCGTTGGTGTTCGTGAGCTCGGGAAGGGTCCGGAGAAGTCGGAGATGCACCGGGAGCCCGCAGACACCACCGAGGGATGTAAATTTGCCAAAGACCTCCCGTCTTTCCTTGTCCCAAGCCTTCCTTATCCTCCGCAGAAAGGGGTGGCCCACACAGAGTCCACGACCTCTTCGGACAGTGAGACTGCAAACGGGATAGCAAAGCCAGACCCTGTGATGCCAGGTGGGGAGGAAAAAACCTCACCGTTTGGAATAAAATTGAGAAGGACCAACTATTCCTTGCGCTTCACCTGTGACCAACAGGCagaacagaagaagaagaagaggcaCAGCAGCACCGGAGACAGCGCAGATGCCGGGCCGCCTGCAGTGGGGAGCGCTCgtggagagaaagagatggagggTGTGGCCCTCAAGCATGGTCCATCCCTCCCCCAAGAACGGAAGCAAACCCCCTCCACCCGGAGGGACTCGGCTGAACCTTCCAGCAGCCGCTCTCTTCCTGTGGCCCACCCTGGGCCCCCACCGGCCAACAGCCAGGCCCCGGCTCCAGAGCACGACAAGGCAGCAAACAAAATGCCATTGGCACAGAAGCCAGCACTGGCTCCCAAGCCCACCAGTCAGACCCCACCGGCATCCCCGCTTTCCAAACTGAGCAGGCCCTACTTGGTAGAGCTGCTGTCTCGCCGAGCGGGGAGGCCGGACCCAGAGCCAAGTGAGCCGTCCAAGGAGGGCCAGGAGAGCAGTGACCGCCAGCCACCCTCGCCCCCAGGCCCCGAGGAAAGGAAGGGACAGAAGAGGGACGAGGAGGAAGAGGCGACAGAGAGGAAACCCGCTTCCCCACCTCTGCCTGCGGCTCAGCGAGAGAAACCATCCCAAACACCCGAGGCCGGGAGGAAAG AGAAGCCAATGCTTCAGAGCAGGCACTCCTTAGATGGCTCCAAACTTACAGAGAAAGTGGAAACTGCCCAGCCGCTTTGGATAACATTAGCACTGCAAAAGCAAAAGGGGTTTCGGGAGCAGCAGGCGACACGGGAGGAGAGGAAGCAAGCCAGAGAGGCCAAACAGGCAGAAAAGCTCTCCAAAGAAAAT GTCAGTGTCAGCCCGCAGCCTGGAAGCAGCAGTGTCAGCAGAGCAGGTTCCCTGCACAAGTCCACTGCTCTGCCAGAAGAGAAGAGGCCCGAGACTGCAGTGTCCAGGCTTGAGCGCAGAGAACAGCTGAAAAAGGCCAACACTCTTCCTACGTCTGTGACAG TGGAGATCTCCGATTCGGCTCCCCCAGCGCCGCTAGTGAAAGAAGTCACCAAGAGGTTTTCCACCCCGGATGCTGCCCCCGTGTCAACAGAACCAGCCTGGCTGGCTTTGGCCAAAAGGAAAGCAAAGGCTTGGAGCGACTGTCCACAGATTATTAAGTAA
- the CRACD gene encoding capping protein-inhibiting regulator of actin dynamics isoform X5: protein MEEKVAPVKPSRPKRHFSSAGTIESVNLDAIPLAIARLDNSAAKHKLAVKPKKQRVSKKHRYLAQDPQHEQGGLEGRPSQDQNGHPGEEKPTWQEEEPNPLDSEEERRRQEDYWRELEAKCKRQKEEAAEKKRLEEQRLQALERRLWEENRRQELLEEEGEGQEPPPEAERAPREEQRRSVEAPGWEDAKRREWEGAKRREWEERERLEAEEERRRLQAQAQAEERRWLEEDARLEERRRQEEEEGRRAEELRRQEEEEPEGWEELEQQEEAEAQGPHDAAEEVAEARRGQEEEDLEGEEEDLEGEEEDLEGEEEGGPAHLEDARVQLSELLNDFEERPEEQERLKAKVCKEQNSEAERGKQQQGRSGDFQGADRPGPEEDREEGDTEPLRKQEGPVEAAQLPMERKEDAAPEQGRKVEELRWQEVDERQTMPRPYTFQVSSGGKQILFPKVNLSPVTPAKDKGLTADPQEPKAPKASPAQHALPSSLSVPHTAILVTGAQLCGPAVNLSQIKDTACKSLLGLEEKKHADIPAGENPPRGPGDARAGSGKAKHPQESPSSASALAEWASIRSRILKNAESDPRSSERDQSRPGDESTPRGRCDSRGNLRKTPPVNAKFSIMPAWQKFSDGSTETSRQNAEAESIRKRPMLVPSEETAPQPPPVGVRELGKGPEKSEMHREPADTTEGCKFAKDLPSFLVPSLPYPPQKGVAHTESTTSSDSETANGIAKPDPVMPGGEEKTSPFGIKLRRTNYSLRFTCDQQAEQKKKKRHSSTGDSADAGPPAVGSARGEKEMEGVALKHGPSLPQERKQTPSTRRDSAEPSSSRSLPVAHPGPPPANSQAPAPEHDKAANKMPLAQKPALAPKPTSQTPPASPLSKLSRPYLVELLSRRAGRPDPEPSEPSKEGQESSDRQPPSPPGPEERKGQKRDEEEEATERKPASPPLPAAQREKPSQTPEAGRKEKPMLQSRHSLDGSKLTEKVETAQPLWITLALQKQKGFREQQATREERKQAREAKQAEKLSKENVSVSPQPGSSSVSRAGSLHKSTALPEEKRPETAVSRLERREQLKKANTLPTSVTVEISDSAPPAPLVKEVTKRFSTPDAAPVSTEPAWLALAKRKAKAWSDCPQIIK from the exons ATGGAAGAGAAG GTTGCTCCCGTTAAACCGTCTCGGCCAAAAAGGCACTTCTCTTCTGCTGGCACCATCGAAAGTGTCAACTTAGATGCCATTCCCCTGGCCATTGCTCGCCTGGACAACAGTGCCGCCAAGCACAAGCTGGCTGTTAAGCCAAAAAAACAGAGGGTGTCAAAGAAGCACAGGTACCTTGCCCAG GATCCACAACATGAGCAAGGCGGCCTTGAGGGTCGGCCCTCCCAGGACCAGAATGGACACCCAGGCGAGGAGAAGCCAACGTGGCAGGAAGAGGAACCCAATCCGCTGGATTCCGAGGAAGAGAGAAGACGCCAAGAAGACTACTGGCGAGAATTGGAGGCCAAGTGCAAGCGGCAAAAGGAGGAAGCAGCCGAGAAGAAACGCCTAGAGGAGCAGAGGCTGCAGGCGCTGGAGAGGAGGCTTTGGGAAGAGAACAGAAGGCAGGAGCTCTTGGAGGAGGAGGGCGAGGGGCAAGAGCCGCCTCCAGAGGCGGAAAGGGCGCCGCGGGAAGAGCAGCGGCGGAGCGTGGAAGCGCCAGGCTGGGAGGACGCCAAGCGGAGGGAGTGGGAGGGGGCCAAGCGGAGGGAGTGGGAGGAGCGCGAGCGCCTGGAGGCCGAGGAGGAGCGGAGGCGTctgcaggcccaggcccaggcggAGGAGAGGCGGTGGCTGGAGGAGGACGCCAGGCTGGAGGAGCGGAGgcggcaggaggaggaggaaggaagacgCGCGGAGGAGCTCagaaggcaggaggaagaggagcctgAGGGATGGGAAGAACTGGAACAGCAGGAGGAGGCGGAGGCGCAGGGGCCGCACGATGCGGCGGAGGAGGTTGCGGAGGCCCGGcggggccaggaggaggaggatctggagggagaggaggaggatctggagggagaggaggaggatctggagggagaggaggaggggggcCCGGCGCACTTAGAGGACGCGAGGGTCCAGCTGAGCGAGCTTCTGAACGACTTTGAGGAGAGGCCAGAGGAACAGGAACGCCTGAAAGCCAAAGTTTGCAAGGAGCAGAACTCAGAGGCCGAGCGGGGAAAACAGCAGCAAGGAAGGAGCGGGGATTTCCAGGGGGCCGATCGTCCTGGGCCCgaggaagacagagaagaagGGGACACGGAGCCTCTCCGGAAACAAGAGGGGCCTGTGGAAGCCGCGCAGCTTCCGATGGAGAGGAAAGAAGATGCCGCCCCTGAACAAGGCCGCAAGGTGGAGGAGCTGCGGTGGCAGGAGGTGGACGAGAGGCAGACCATGCCCCGGCCCTACACATTCCAGGTGTCCTCCGGGGGGAAGCAGATTCTCTTTCCCAAAGTCAACCTGAGCCCCGTGACGCCCGCAAAGGACAAGGGGCTCACGGCTGACCCCCAGGAACCAAAGGCCCCCAaagccagcccagcccagcacgCGCTACCCTCGTCCCTGAGCGTTCCCCACACCGCCATTCTGGTAACTGGCGCGCAGCTCTGCGGCCCGGCAGTCAACCTGAGCCAGATCAAGGACACCGCGTGCAAGTCCCTCCTGGGCTTGGAGGAGAAGAAGCACGCGGACATCCCCGCTGGGGAGAACCCTCCCCGAGGCCCCGGCGACGCGCGGGCGGGCAGCGGGAAGGCTAAGCACCCCCAGGAGTCTCCCAGCAGCGCGTCCGCACTCGCAGAATGGGCTTCCATTCGGTCCAGAATCCTGAAGAATGCCGAGAGTGACCCGCGCAGCAGCGAGAGGGACCAGTCGAGGCCCGGCGATGAGTCCACTCCTAGGGGCCGGTGTGATTCCCGCGGGAACCTCCGGAAGACTCCGCCAGTCAATGCAAAGTTCTCTATTATGCCTGCCTGGCAGAAATTCTCCGATGGTAGCACGGAGACCTCCAGACAGAATGCGGAAGCTGAAAGCATACGAAAAAGACCCATGCTGGTACCCAGCGAAGAGACAGCCCCCCAGCCTCCTCCCGTTGGTGTTCGTGAGCTCGGGAAGGGTCCGGAGAAGTCGGAGATGCACCGGGAGCCCGCAGACACCACCGAGGGATGTAAATTTGCCAAAGACCTCCCGTCTTTCCTTGTCCCAAGCCTTCCTTATCCTCCGCAGAAAGGGGTGGCCCACACAGAGTCCACGACCTCTTCGGACAGTGAGACTGCAAACGGGATAGCAAAGCCAGACCCTGTGATGCCAGGTGGGGAGGAAAAAACCTCACCGTTTGGAATAAAATTGAGAAGGACCAACTATTCCTTGCGCTTCACCTGTGACCAACAGGCagaacagaagaagaagaagaggcaCAGCAGCACCGGAGACAGCGCAGATGCCGGGCCGCCTGCAGTGGGGAGCGCTCgtggagagaaagagatggagggTGTGGCCCTCAAGCATGGTCCATCCCTCCCCCAAGAACGGAAGCAAACCCCCTCCACCCGGAGGGACTCGGCTGAACCTTCCAGCAGCCGCTCTCTTCCTGTGGCCCACCCTGGGCCCCCACCGGCCAACAGCCAGGCCCCGGCTCCAGAGCACGACAAGGCAGCAAACAAAATGCCATTGGCACAGAAGCCAGCACTGGCTCCCAAGCCCACCAGTCAGACCCCACCGGCATCCCCGCTTTCCAAACTGAGCAGGCCCTACTTGGTAGAGCTGCTGTCTCGCCGAGCGGGGAGGCCGGACCCAGAGCCAAGTGAGCCGTCCAAGGAGGGCCAGGAGAGCAGTGACCGCCAGCCACCCTCGCCCCCAGGCCCCGAGGAAAGGAAGGGACAGAAGAGGGACGAGGAGGAAGAGGCGACAGAGAGGAAACCCGCTTCCCCACCTCTGCCTGCGGCTCAGCGAGAGAAACCATCCCAAACACCCGAGGCCGGGAGGAAAG AGAAGCCAATGCTTCAGAGCAGGCACTCCTTAGATGGCTCCAAACTTACAGAGAAAGTGGAAACTGCCCAGCCGCTTTGGATAACATTAGCACTGCAAAAGCAAAAGGGGTTTCGGGAGCAGCAGGCGACACGGGAGGAGAGGAAGCAAGCCAGAGAGGCCAAACAGGCAGAAAAGCTCTCCAAAGAAAAT GTCAGTGTCAGCCCGCAGCCTGGAAGCAGCAGTGTCAGCAGAGCAGGTTCCCTGCACAAGTCCACTGCTCTGCCAGAAGAGAAGAGGCCCGAGACTGCAGTGTCCAGGCTTGAGCGCAGAGAACAGCTGAAAAAGGCCAACACTCTTCCTACGTCTGTGACAG TGGAGATCTCCGATTCGGCTCCCCCAGCGCCGCTAGTGAAAGAAGTCACCAAGAGGTTTTCCACCCCGGATGCTGCCCCCGTGTCAACAGAACCAGCCTGGCTGGCTTTGGCCAAAAGGAAAGCAAAGGCTTGGAGCGACTGTCCACAGATTATTAAGTAA